From one Dermacentor variabilis isolate Ectoservices chromosome 3, ASM5094787v1, whole genome shotgun sequence genomic stretch:
- the Drep2 gene encoding DNA fragmentation factor-related protein 2, protein MTTEDLAGKPHKVWSCDRQTRKCVVASSLDELRTKGAAKLGYNNPFDLKVVLEADGTEVEDENYFQRTERDTIFLMLQPNEKWLPPGVEALRAAITAIPRIVCDAIASLELMDLQPSWKIMDNKGRVTVVLHWDQHEKCQGRRGPGSEPGGVLRVEVSSQEAQAAGAMDGGAVGTVPRTRLTLEGLGPRPESRTLPPRTGSRDSTTAAAPSSNGNNGTGSPDHNHAECDFHCAALHGSHQIQVNKSVATSPIQEFPPRGGPFPGTSGMQRMAPPQQPQPSTSGSKGQHVRFLEVTEEARIPAVDDSESDTENTACEEEQLTERYLLLVDQLSLEQDRHLTIRDIGVILERLGSRIVDVDRLERERESADVHNWTIKATLRGEVLREIGVIYNGQYYGIMEHPGYF, encoded by the exons GAGCTGCCAAGTTGGGATACAACAACCCATTCGACTTGAAGGTCGTGCTCGAAGCAGATGGCACCGAAGTGGAAGATGAGAACTATTTCCAGCGAACCGAGAGGGACACAATATTCCTAATGCTCCAGCCAAACGAAAAGTGGCTACCACCCGGAGTCGAGGCCCTCAGGGCAG CCATCACAGCAATACCACGCATCGTGTGTGATGCCATTGCCAGCCTGGAACTCATGGACCTGCAGCCCTCGTGGAAGATCATGGACAACAAAGGGCGTGTCACAGTCGTACTCCACTGGGACCAGCACGAAAAGTGCCAAGGGCGCCGCGGACCCGGCTCCGAGCCTGGTGGGGTGCTCCGCGTAGAAGTCTCCTCGCAGGAGGCGCAAGCCGCCGGAGCCATGGACGGAGGCGCCGTCGGCACTGTTCCACGGACCCGGCTGACGCTAGAAGGCTTGGGACCCCGGCCCGAGTCGCGCACACTGCCTCCTCGGACGGGGTCACGCGACTCAACGACAGCTGCCGCCCCCTCCTCGAACGGCAACAACGGGACGGGAAGCCCCGACCACAACCACGCAGAGTGCGACTTTCACTGTGCTGCGCTGCACGGGTCGCACCAGATACAGGTGAACAAGTCGGTGGCGACGTCGCCCATTCAGGAGTTTCCTCCGCGTGGAGGCCCGTTTCCTGGCACCTCAGGCATGCAGAGGATGGCACCACCACAGCAACCGCAGCCGTCTACGTCGGGTAGCAAGGGGCAGCATGTTCGCTTTCTGGAGGTGACAGAAGAGGCACGAATCCCCGCCGTTGATGACTCGGAGTCGGACACAGAGAACACTGCTTGCGAGGAAGAGCAGCTGACGGAGCGCTACCTGCTCCTGGTAGACCAGCTCTCGCTAGAACAAGACCGGCACCTCACCATCCGGGACATTGGCGTCATCCTCGAGAGGCTTGGGTCGCGCATCGTCGACGTGGACCGGCTAGAGCGTGAGCGGGAGAGTGCTGACGTTCACAATTGGACTATCAAGGCAACGCTGCGCGGCGAGGTGCTCAGGGAAATCGGAGTCATCTACAACGGACAGTATTACGGCATTATGGAACACCCCGGGTACTTTTGA